The following coding sequences are from one Brienomyrus brachyistius isolate T26 chromosome 15, BBRACH_0.4, whole genome shotgun sequence window:
- the ier5 gene encoding immediate early response gene 5 protein: MEYKVEAHRIMSISLGKIYNSRVQRGGIKLHKNLLVSLVLRSARQVYLSDYYGGACLGSQRAEAGEWAEGETMESLEGRSTGAESCGSETESRETLRVPETNAQASVEVAGELDAEEPASRSDYNWPQGGESDGEQAPGQVEESTQVPNCPVPESRFECGPAEDLCSQKEGTQSPTAAAPCCTRKRGAGKSPYAGSPVKRPRPGSVPLANTEGGDASEDMDTGNVSSLITIFGSSFSGLLSKDGAQAEPGAADGDSASGTICCEQMLPNLSPWSTAIVAF, encoded by the coding sequence ATGGAGTACAAAGTGGAGGCTCATCGGATCATGAGTATCTCTTTGGGGAAGATCTACAACTCCAGGGTCCAACGAGGGGGGATCAAACTGCACAAGAACCTGCTGGTCTCGCTGGTTCTCCGGAGCGCCAGGCAGGTATACCTCAGCGACTACTACGGCGGCGCCTGCCTAGGCTCCCAACGCGCCGAAGCGGGGGAGTGGGCAGAGGGGGAGACGATGGAGTCGTTAGAGGGAAGATCGACCGGCGCGGAAAGCTGCGGGTCGGAGACGGAATCGCGGGAAACCTTACGAGTGCCGGAGACTAACGCGCAAGCCTCGGTGGAGGTAGCCGGGGAACTGGACGCCGAGGAGCCGGCTTCGCGTTCGGATTACAACTGGCCGCAGGGCGGCGAGTCGGATGGGGAGCAAGCCCCAGGTCAAGTGGAAGAGAGTACGCAAGTCCCTAACTGCCCTGTCCCGGAGAGCCGCTTTGAGTGCGGGCCAGCCGAAGATCTCTGCTCTCAGAAAGAAGGAACGCAAAGCCCGACGGCCGCGGCGCCTTGCTGTACCAGGAAGAGGGGCGCCGGCAAGTCCCCATACGCAGGATCCCCAGTGAAAAGACCCAGACCCGGCTCCGTCCCGCTGGCCAATACCGAAGGCGGTGACGCATCAGAAGACATGGACACGGGCAACGTGTCCAGCCTCATAACGATATTCGGCTCCAGTTTCTCTGGACTCTTGAGCAAAGACGGCGCCCAGGCAGAGCCGGGGGCGGCGGACGGCGACTCGGCCTCCGGGACGATTTGCTGTGAGCAGATGCTGCCGAACCTCAGTCCATGGAGCACCGCTATCGTGGCTTTTTAA
- the stx6 gene encoding syntaxin-6 gives MSMEDPFFVVKGEVQKAVNTAQGLHQRWTELLQDPSAATKEEVDWTTNELRNSLRSIEWDLEDLDETISIVESNPRKFNLDSLELSKRKAFITSTRQTVKEMKDSMSSPRAQAMPEKKGRQTLLGDGGSQGPQWQPGPDKYSRLDRELQTANSQFIEEQHTQQQLIAEQQDEQLELVSGSIGVLKNMSQRIGQELDEQAVMLDDFSHEMENTQSRLDNVMKKLAKVSHMTSDRRQWCAIGVLLAILFVLLILFFAL, from the exons ATGTCGATGGAGGATCCGTTTTTCGTCGTGAAGGG GGAGGTGCAGAAGGCTGTGAATACAGCCCAAGGGCTGCACCAGCGATGGACTGAGCTATTGCAGGACCCTTCCGCTGCCACCAAGGAAGAGGTGGACTGGACAACCAATGAGCTGCGAAACAGCCTGAGGTCTATCGAGTGGGACCTGGAAGACTTGGATGAGACCATC AGCATTGTTGAGTCGAATCCCAGGAAGTTCAACCTGGATTCCTTGGAGCTCAGCAAACGGAAAGCCTTCATCACAAGCACCCGGCAGACAGTGAAG GAAATGAAGGACAGCATGTCTAGTCCAAGAGCCCAAGCAATGCCGGAGAAAAAGGGCAGGCAG acCTTGCTTGGGGATGGCGGTTCTCAAGGGCCACAGTGGCAGCCGGGGCCGGACAAGTACAGCCGGCTGGACCGTGAACTGCAGACCGCCAACTCGCAGTTCATTGAGGAGCAACACACGCAGCAGCAG CTGATCGCCGAACAGCAGGACGAGCAGCTGGAGCTGGTGTCCGGCAGCATCGGGGTCCTGAAGAACATGTCACAGCGGATCGGCCAGGAGCTGGACGAGCAGGCAGT GATGCTCGATGACTTCTCCCATGAGATGGAGAACACTCAGTCACGGCTGGACAACGTCATGAAGAAGCTGGCTAAGGTTTCTCACATGACCAGCG ACAGGAGGCAGTGGTGCGCTATCGGCGTCCTCCTGGCCATTCTCTTCGTGCTCCTCATCCTCTTCTTTGCTCTGTGA